One window of the Acaryochloris sp. CCMEE 5410 genome contains the following:
- a CDS encoding high light inducible protein — translation MERQEIKFGFTQFAETWSGRLAMLGFTFSIIAELVTGHGLYNYLLAL, via the coding sequence ATGGAACGCCAAGAAATAAAATTTGGTTTCACTCAGTTTGCTGAAACTTGGAGTGGCCGTCTCGCCATGCTAGGATTTACCTTCTCAATTATTGCCGAGTTAGTCACTGGGCACGGCCTTTATAACTATTTGCTAGCCCTATAG
- a CDS encoding metallophosphoesterase — protein MQFVSDPSISLKISEMKKRVCWQHPLVSGQNINQTRLVLDTEESDAQDFSFLVIGDSGTGQYRGDSPQRRVMEFLLEQGDGSSFALHTGDVVYLVGSNEQYSENFIDPYREWLVGGHQPDNIAYDQMVFQFPFFPVPGNHDYYDLPWFWGLLSQVTLPLRKLFQRQFDLDVGWHGSHKGEVYAKAFLDYLQGLSDSELERHLDTHYASCSQSERCLRYRPGQFTRLPNRYYQFRQGGIDFFALDSNTFNAPQALPDTEAGQFLRQQLLRSRRDLMQQKTEALRAAVETTDLDLEDAYSKVEQIEEQILDIDKQLTNDSESIVDIEQLTWLKRQLIASWRDPNARGRILFFHHPPYVTEATKWYQGQTLAVRQNLRWVLNEVQHEVGNLIQGGSIVDLVINGHAHCLEYLKTGDTGHADAHLNWVVCGGSGFSLRRQRSEGPELREKQDGESERTVARSHLYIGRYGHGSQKHRPYSGLRIDVKAGSPPKIILRPLVVERFQHQWQNHVLDAIEI, from the coding sequence ATGCAGTTTGTTTCTGATCCATCTATCTCTCTCAAAATTAGTGAAATGAAGAAAAGGGTGTGCTGGCAACACCCTTTAGTTTCGGGACAAAATATTAATCAAACCAGGTTGGTCTTGGACACTGAAGAATCAGATGCTCAAGATTTTTCTTTCCTCGTCATCGGAGACAGCGGCACTGGACAATATCGAGGAGACAGCCCCCAGCGACGGGTCATGGAATTCCTCCTAGAACAAGGAGACGGCAGCAGCTTTGCCCTGCATACGGGAGACGTTGTGTATCTCGTCGGTTCCAATGAACAGTATTCCGAAAACTTTATCGATCCCTATCGCGAGTGGCTCGTGGGGGGACATCAGCCTGACAACATTGCCTATGACCAAATGGTGTTTCAATTCCCGTTTTTCCCAGTCCCAGGGAATCACGACTATTATGACTTGCCCTGGTTCTGGGGATTATTGTCGCAAGTCACTTTACCCCTGCGCAAGCTCTTTCAACGCCAATTTGATTTGGATGTAGGCTGGCACGGTTCCCATAAAGGAGAGGTCTATGCCAAAGCTTTTTTGGATTACCTACAGGGGTTAAGTGATTCAGAGCTAGAGCGACATCTGGACACCCACTACGCCTCCTGCTCACAGTCCGAAAGATGTCTGCGATATCGTCCTGGCCAATTCACTCGGCTCCCTAATCGATACTATCAATTTCGCCAAGGCGGGATTGATTTTTTTGCCTTGGATTCCAATACGTTTAATGCGCCTCAGGCTCTGCCGGATACAGAGGCGGGGCAGTTCCTGAGACAACAACTGCTTAGAAGCCGTCGAGATCTGATGCAGCAGAAAACGGAGGCATTGAGGGCAGCGGTAGAAACCACCGACTTGGACCTTGAGGATGCCTATAGCAAGGTCGAACAAATTGAAGAACAAATTCTAGATATTGATAAGCAGTTAACCAACGATTCTGAATCGATTGTTGATATTGAACAGTTAACTTGGCTGAAGCGACAGCTTATCGCATCATGGCGAGATCCCAATGCTAGGGGCCGGATTTTGTTTTTTCACCATCCCCCCTACGTGACGGAAGCAACGAAATGGTATCAAGGACAAACCTTAGCCGTCCGGCAGAATCTACGTTGGGTCCTGAATGAAGTTCAGCATGAGGTGGGTAACCTGATCCAAGGTGGATCAATCGTCGATTTAGTGATTAATGGACATGCCCATTGCTTGGAGTACCTCAAGACTGGGGATACAGGGCATGCCGACGCACATCTCAATTGGGTAGTTTGTGGGGGCAGTGGTTTTAGTCTGCGGCGTCAGCGATCTGAAGGGCCTGAGTTAAGGGAAAAACAGGACGGAGAATCTGAGCGAACGGTGGCGCGATCGCACCTTTATATTGGGCGATACGGA
- a CDS encoding Dps family protein codes for MQPYNIGLTTEQRQGVIQILNQDLADLYLLVIKTKKYHWDVVGPQFMTLHQLWEEHYETLTTNVDACAERIRALGGYPLGTAKGFLDNSTLKEHPGDLPTATDMVARLVRDHEQVIRNLRGHVDQCTEQFHDEGTADFLTGLMEEHEEMAWMLRSFIEGEQVDSSGSRSGLDLQASVQ; via the coding sequence ATGCAACCCTACAATATTGGTTTAACAACTGAGCAGCGCCAAGGTGTTATTCAAATTTTAAATCAAGATTTAGCCGATTTATATCTACTCGTCATCAAAACAAAGAAATATCACTGGGACGTAGTGGGTCCGCAATTTATGACCTTACATCAGCTTTGGGAAGAACATTATGAGACCCTCACTACTAACGTGGATGCCTGTGCAGAGCGGATCCGGGCTTTAGGGGGATATCCTTTAGGCACTGCCAAGGGATTTTTGGATAACTCGACCCTTAAGGAACATCCCGGTGACCTACCGACCGCAACCGATATGGTGGCTCGTTTAGTACGCGACCATGAGCAGGTGATCCGTAACTTGAGAGGACACGTTGATCAATGTACTGAGCAATTCCACGATGAGGGAACGGCAGATTTCTTAACAGGATTGATGGAAGAGCATGAAGAGATGGCTTGGATGCTGCGGTCCTTTATTGAAGGCGAGCAAGTTGATTCGAGTGGATCGCGATCTGGCCTGGATCTGCAAGCCAGTGTTCAATAG
- a CDS encoding CsbD family protein, with protein sequence MRPSFFIKGRQVFYTLALSFSILISSLGAMPIDAIAAPNQPQLMALFGSNRAEQLDDMAKTDIDKTFGSGTSKQAEGVVKQAQGKAQRDIQKTGSSLKEAQGKAKQDIGRTQSAVGDLENSAESAAEDAKDTVKGLFN encoded by the coding sequence ATGCGTCCGAGCTTTTTTATAAAGGGTCGCCAAGTTTTTTATACCTTGGCACTTTCGTTCTCAATTCTGATCAGCAGTCTAGGGGCGATGCCTATTGATGCGATCGCAGCTCCGAATCAGCCTCAACTCATGGCTTTATTTGGCTCTAACCGAGCAGAGCAATTAGATGATATGGCCAAAACTGATATTGATAAGACTTTCGGTAGTGGCACCAGCAAACAAGCAGAAGGGGTGGTGAAACAAGCCCAAGGCAAAGCTCAGAGGGATATCCAAAAGACTGGAAGCTCCCTGAAAGAAGCTCAAGGGAAAGCCAAACAGGACATTGGTCGCACCCAAAGTGCTGTAGGAGACCTTGAGAACAGTGCCGAATCCGCGGCTGAAGATGCCAAAGACACAGTAAAAGGTCTATTCAACTAA